The Methanoregula boonei 6A8 genome has a window encoding:
- a CDS encoding STAS domain-containing protein, producing the protein MEIHHEISRGIVIVTFSGWLDTTSAGKFLEYCVLLPPATPIIFDLSRLSFLSRTGLRALLRFRNMRASTGSVVVIAGSRGFVDTALKMNRFNRLFPMYLSVADAIPAIATAAAPIPRVWGGA; encoded by the coding sequence ATGGAGATCCACCACGAAATATCCCGGGGAATCGTCATCGTAACGTTCTCCGGGTGGCTCGATACAACCTCGGCCGGGAAATTTTTGGAGTACTGTGTACTCCTGCCGCCGGCTACCCCGATCATTTTTGATCTTTCGAGACTCTCCTTTCTGAGCAGGACCGGCCTTCGTGCGCTGCTCCGGTTCAGGAATATGAGGGCTTCGACGGGATCTGTTGTGGTTATTGCGGGTAGCAGGGGTTTTGTCGATACTGCGCTGAAAATGAACCGGTTTAACCGGCTCTTTCCGATGTATCTCTCTGTTGCCGATGCAATCCCGGCTATTGCAACGGCTGCGGCCCCGATTCCCCGTGTGTGGGGAGGTGCATGA
- a CDS encoding GNAT family N-acetyltransferase, giving the protein MTMDHDFHVSAGAIGDNTHIHPLEADEAQGVSQLMHEAYRDTYPEKFLYSPSDLLNKTENGELFSAVATDPEGRVIGHGTLRAYPGFPEIGLLGSLVVTPACRNRHLGRALARYLTAYGEKRGFFALTAGVFLSSPPSRKTFGGLGYTPSAIILGAYPQEISLVGIAERLSQRESLGFCTKLRSSVQYGPQYLPERYREMVDELCRGLGIRYIPGAEEDSGPGPTILEEGFSDESRVGRILVRGSGYNFRQAVAQTLWNLRARGAQSIWMHLDAGDPRTPAAAMAAEDSGFVFSGILPGKKGLILLHEFSREKISCDQIHLSDPAGSRLLAYIGSQRKPDLQKR; this is encoded by the coding sequence ATGACCATGGATCATGACTTTCACGTCTCCGCCGGTGCCATTGGCGACAACACCCACATTCATCCCCTGGAGGCCGATGAGGCACAGGGGGTTTCCCAGCTGATGCACGAAGCATACCGCGACACGTATCCTGAAAAATTCCTCTACAGTCCGTCAGATCTCCTGAACAAGACGGAAAACGGGGAACTGTTTTCCGCTGTGGCAACCGACCCGGAAGGGCGGGTGATCGGACATGGGACACTGCGTGCTTATCCCGGTTTCCCGGAGATCGGGCTCCTTGGATCCCTTGTTGTCACACCGGCCTGCCGCAACCGCCATCTGGGGAGAGCCCTGGCGCGGTACCTGACAGCCTACGGTGAGAAGAGAGGTTTTTTTGCACTCACGGCAGGTGTCTTCCTGTCAAGCCCTCCCTCCCGGAAAACGTTTGGAGGACTGGGCTATACCCCGAGTGCCATTATACTTGGGGCATATCCTCAGGAGATATCGCTTGTGGGAATCGCAGAGCGCCTCAGCCAGCGTGAGAGCCTGGGTTTCTGCACCAAGCTGCGCTCTTCCGTGCAGTACGGGCCGCAGTATCTCCCGGAACGCTATCGGGAAATGGTAGATGAGCTCTGCCGGGGTCTTGGGATCCGGTATATCCCGGGTGCAGAGGAGGACTCCGGCCCGGGTCCAACGATCCTCGAGGAAGGCTTCAGTGATGAGAGCCGGGTCGGCCGGATCCTTGTACGGGGCAGCGGGTACAATTTCCGCCAGGCTGTTGCACAGACCCTCTGGAATCTCCGGGCCCGGGGTGCGCAGAGTATTTGGATGCATCTTGATGCAGGTGACCCCCGCACTCCTGCTGCAGCTATGGCAGCAGAAGATTCCGGCTTTGTCTTCTCCGGGATTCTTCCCGGGAAAAAAGGCCTGATCCTTCTCCACGAGTTCTCGCGGGAGAAGATCAGCTGCGATCAGATCCATCTGTCCGACCCGGCGGGATCGCGCCTCCTTGCCTACATAGGCTCGCAGAGAAAACCGGATCTCCAGAAACGCTGA
- a CDS encoding LEA type 2 family protein yields MPVLSDPVVTLEGVSLRNVSLSSIGLEVAIRVENPNPLGADLQECLFTVIYPNGGADNRIATGNTGGAKIPARGSAVLRVPVSSDNAALIGALAAFVTHGGIELTIKGTAVLKFLMITKPVPFSRTMSVSIGEIADIVTGQNKKE; encoded by the coding sequence ATGCCTGTCCTGTCCGATCCGGTGGTGACCCTTGAAGGCGTATCGCTCCGGAACGTTTCCCTCTCAAGCATCGGGCTTGAAGTGGCGATCCGGGTGGAGAACCCCAATCCTCTGGGAGCTGATCTCCAGGAGTGCCTGTTCACGGTTATCTATCCGAATGGAGGGGCAGACAACCGGATCGCAACAGGAAATACCGGGGGCGCAAAGATTCCCGCACGGGGATCCGCGGTGCTCAGGGTCCCGGTCAGCTCGGACAATGCTGCACTTATCGGGGCACTTGCTGCCTTTGTCACACACGGGGGAATTGAACTGACCATCAAGGGAACAGCCGTCCTAAAATTCCTGATGATTACAAAACCGGTGCCCTTCTCCCGCACCATGTCTGTAAGCATAGGCGAGATCGCCGACATTGTGACCGGGCAGAACAAAAAGGAGTGA
- a CDS encoding DUF1697 domain-containing protein codes for MTTFVAFLRGINVGGNNLIPKKELAVIGERAGLAGICTYINSGNILFTSNRSEEELAAALEKVLAGTTGKEIRVVIRSAEELDGIVRSNPFPDAIPSQVGVMLVTVPVGKDILAEFVIPGREIAAAGKREVYVYYPDGMGRSKLKWPPLLKTGTMRNITTLTNLAGLAGEKDGM; via the coding sequence ATGACCACTTTTGTTGCATTCCTCCGTGGTATCAATGTTGGCGGGAATAATCTTATTCCCAAAAAAGAGTTGGCAGTTATTGGTGAGCGGGCCGGCCTCGCGGGAATCTGCACCTATATTAACAGTGGAAATATTCTTTTTACCAGCAACCGCTCCGAAGAGGAACTCGCGGCAGCGCTTGAAAAGGTGCTGGCAGGAACAACCGGAAAGGAGATCCGGGTTGTCATCCGCAGCGCAGAGGAGCTTGACGGAATCGTCAGGAGTAACCCGTTCCCGGACGCAATTCCGTCACAAGTGGGGGTCATGCTCGTTACCGTGCCTGTTGGAAAGGATATTCTTGCAGAATTTGTCATCCCGGGACGGGAGATTGCTGCTGCCGGGAAACGGGAAGTCTACGTTTACTACCCTGACGGCATGGGCCGCTCGAAACTTAAATGGCCGCCTTTATTGAAAACCGGGACGATGCGGAACATCACCACGCTCACGAATCTTGCCGGTCTCGCGGGTGAAAAGGATGGGATGTAA